A stretch of DNA from Leptospira wolffii serovar Khorat str. Khorat-H2:
TTCGGAAGGTCGCGGGTAAGGACATTTTCCTACTAGGATGCGGGGCGCCCATTCTTCCCTCCGTGGGACTCTTCGACGCGATGAGGATTTCCTGCGACGTGGCCCCTTTCTGGTACAGAGAAAAAACGAGAATCCTAGTAAAAGATAGAAACGGTTTGTGCACCGAAAGAGCCCTTATCAACGATATCACCAGAGCCTCCACCCACCGCACTCTTTGGTACAACGACCCGGATTGCCTCTTAGTACGTCAGAAGAAGAATAAGATGACGGAAGGCCAGACTAAAATCATGGCGAGCGTCATGGGAGTCTCCGGAGGAATGCTATTCGTGTCCGACGAACTCGCGCTTCTTTCCCAGGAAAGGGAAGATCTACTCAAGAATACGCTGCAATTACAAGCGAAATGTAGGAACAAGACTCCCCTACCACTCGGCCTAGGGCAGGATTTCTTTCCGAACGCGATATACAATCCCGCAGGATATCTGGGAATCTGGAACCCATCGGACGAGAAGAAGGAACTCCAGCTCGATCTTTTCTTTCCTTGGGACAAGAAGAATCGGATCGACTACTGGACCGGAACTTCTCCCGAAAGTTTGGAAATCGATTCCAAAAAGAAAGTTCTCCGAATCACTCTGGAACCCTGGTCCACGGTGGTCCTACATTCCGGAAAACAAAGTTGACTCTCTGCGAATTCGAGCCCAAAATTGCCCCTGCGTGTCGGAAATTTTCTTCCCGATTCGTTTCGGGAAAACCGCAATAGGGAGTTTCACACAATGAAATCTTTTCAAAAAAGTCTCGGACTGATCGTTTTGGCGGTCGTTCTTTTCTCCTTCCAGAACTGCTTCATTCTGGATTTCATCGCTTCCGTATCCCAATCCGTTTCCAAATCATCCGATTCGGCGGAAAGTCTCTCCAAGTCCATCACTTCGGTTGTATCTTCCGTTTCCTCTTCTTCCGCAGACGAGGCGGCCGACAAAAAGGCCTACAAGAGAGAAGTGGAAACTCTTACCGCTTTCTATCTGCAAAACGGTCCCGCTTCCTCAGAGTTCGAATCGGATCTCGCGGAACTCGCCTCTAAAAACGGAATCGTAAACTGGAGATCCTCCGAATCCACCTATGTTTCCATAGGAAGAGGATTGAAAAAGGCCGGAATGCCGATCCAAGAATTCAAGAATTTCTCCGAACCTTTCGC
This window harbors:
- a CDS encoding putative lipoprotein; this translates as MKSFQKSLGLIVLAVVLFSFQNCFILDFIASVSQSVSKSSDSAESLSKSITSVVSSVSSSSADEAADKKAYKREVETLTAFYLQNGPASSEFESDLAELASKNGIVNWRSSESTYVSIGRGLKKAGMPIQEFKNFSEPFAANRPFVAKALEKGYNSL